The following coding sequences lie in one Vibrio sp. BS-M-Sm-2 genomic window:
- a CDS encoding VOC family protein, whose product MLTVTPYLFFDGRCSEALDFYHKCFGGVVLSKQLFSDAPQVIEGAQPDWVMHAEFEAFGMKLMMSDGVKAKELEGNNLALSLVTEDTATQEQIFEKLKKGGRIMTPLADTFWGARFGKVEDKFGIRWMVHCDSLS is encoded by the coding sequence ATGCTGACAGTAACCCCTTACTTATTTTTTGATGGTCGTTGTAGTGAAGCGTTGGATTTTTATCATAAGTGTTTTGGTGGTGTGGTTTTATCGAAACAACTTTTCAGTGATGCACCACAGGTAATAGAGGGAGCTCAACCTGATTGGGTTATGCATGCTGAGTTCGAAGCGTTTGGTATGAAGCTGATGATGTCTGATGGCGTTAAAGCCAAGGAGCTTGAAGGTAACAATCTCGCTCTATCTCTTGTGACTGAAGATACCGCGACTCAAGAACAAATCTTTGAAAAGCTAAAGAAGGGAGGGCGGATAATGACTCCACTCGCAGATACGTTTTGGGGGGCTCGATTTGGCAAAGTAGAAGATAAGTTTGGTATACGCTGGATGGTGCACTGTGATTCTTTAAGTTGA
- a CDS encoding RDD family protein: MTSTNTLPPAGVMRRFGALFYDALIVIAIEMLAAGVIVALLHALMALGIFNHSGYADVSDFLTNHPIWSPAYTFYLVAVWVYFFVFFWTRAGQTLGMRAWKLRVQNKDGSAITVTQALIRLGTSGFGLANLCVPFDPQKRGFHDIWAKTEVVVLPQAR; encoded by the coding sequence ATGACATCAACAAACACTCTGCCACCAGCAGGAGTCATGCGCCGATTTGGTGCCTTGTTCTATGACGCTCTGATCGTAATCGCTATTGAAATGTTGGCGGCTGGCGTCATTGTCGCTCTACTGCACGCGCTCATGGCTCTCGGCATTTTTAACCACAGCGGTTATGCCGATGTTAGTGACTTCTTAACCAACCATCCGATTTGGAGCCCTGCATACACCTTTTACTTGGTGGCCGTTTGGGTCTATTTCTTTGTGTTTTTCTGGACTAGAGCAGGTCAAACTCTCGGTATGAGAGCTTGGAAGCTGCGCGTTCAAAACAAAGATGGCTCAGCTATCACAGTAACTCAGGCGCTAATTCGCTTAGGTACTTCAGGTTTTGGATTGGCAAACTTGTGTGTTCCATTCGATCCTCAAAAACGTGGCTTTCACGATATCTGGGCAAAGACCGAAGTCGTTGTGTTACCACAAGCACGATAG
- the lptG gene encoding LPS export ABC transporter permease LptG, translating into MFKILDLYIGRTIIATTSLVLVTFVGLSGIIKYVEQLRKVGRGTYDLLQALYFVLLSIPRDIEMFFPMAALLGALIGLGMLAASSELVVMQAAGFSKLDIGLSVLKTAIPLMIVVTLLGQWGAPQAQKMARDLRTISIAGGNIISTQSGVWARDANDFIFIVKIDDQKLYGMNMWRFDENKALKTAIYSEEVDYVGDNVWTMKNVEITSFENELQITKESLPTYSWETSLAPDKLAIVTVKPEELSLSGLYDYVSYLKASEQDASRYELALWRKITQPISIAVMMLMALSFIFGPLRSVTMGARILSGVIAGFTFYISSEFFGPVSLVYQIPPAFGAIAPSVVFLGIAIMLLRRKL; encoded by the coding sequence GTGTTTAAGATTCTCGATTTATATATAGGCAGAACCATCATCGCAACGACGTCGCTGGTATTGGTGACGTTTGTTGGTCTCTCTGGGATTATCAAGTATGTAGAGCAGCTGAGAAAAGTTGGCCGTGGTACATACGATCTATTACAAGCATTGTATTTTGTTTTGTTAAGTATCCCTCGTGATATCGAAATGTTTTTCCCAATGGCTGCATTGCTTGGTGCTTTGATTGGATTAGGTATGCTTGCTGCGAGTTCTGAACTGGTAGTAATGCAGGCGGCAGGCTTCTCTAAGTTAGATATCGGCCTATCGGTACTTAAAACCGCTATTCCACTGATGATCGTGGTGACATTGCTTGGTCAATGGGGTGCGCCGCAAGCGCAGAAGATGGCTCGTGATTTAAGAACAATCTCTATTGCTGGTGGCAATATTATCTCGACGCAAAGTGGTGTCTGGGCTCGTGATGCTAATGACTTCATCTTCATTGTTAAAATCGATGATCAGAAGTTATATGGCATGAATATGTGGCGCTTTGATGAGAACAAGGCTCTAAAGACTGCTATTTACTCTGAGGAAGTGGATTACGTTGGAGATAACGTGTGGACTATGAAGAATGTAGAGATCACGTCTTTTGAAAACGAACTTCAAATTACCAAAGAAAGTTTACCAACTTATTCTTGGGAGACTTCTCTCGCTCCAGATAAGCTCGCGATAGTAACGGTTAAACCAGAAGAGTTGTCGTTAAGTGGATTGTATGATTATGTTTCTTACCTCAAAGCTTCAGAGCAAGATGCATCACGTTATGAACTGGCATTATGGAGAAAGATAACTCAGCCAATTTCGATCGCAGTTATGATGTTGATGGCACTGTCGTTTATCTTTGGTCCTCTGCGTAGTGTAACCATGGGCGCGAGAATACTGTCAGGTGTTATTGCTGGCTTTACCTTCTATATATCCAGTGAGTTCTTTGGCCCGGTGAGTTTGGTTTATCAAATACCGCCCGCCTTTGGCGCAATAGCCCCGAGCGTAGTGTTCCTTGGAATAGCCATCATGCTCTTGAGGCGAAAACTGTAA
- a CDS encoding HD-GYP domain-containing protein, producing the protein MGSIKITVDRIQPGLHIRLPVKWNEHPFLFNSFKIKDDAQVKVIRHLGIKHVYINLSQSDTSPLPVNHVGEQEVDIDSQVSLETERMWKDKHERIETLSSYRRRVSHCEREFERSLARMRSVMTKIRNRPLDAVGEVKALVDDIVETLVSDDNVTLHLMNTKADFEDIYFHTLNVSVVALMVGKAKGYNTQQLKELSFAALFHDVGKIKIPVAILRKQSALTIPEENYLKLHTKYGADIVAGIDDFPESAKKVIAQHHEKNDGSGYPEGLKEHEIDEFAKIVSVANAFDNLCHGKTQSQQMIPYLALSHLYKSCKHLYSQDNLGLLVKFMGVYPPGTVVQLSNDSIGIVISVNAKHMLYPNVLIYDPSVPRTQAPIIDLFIKEIKIVNAVHPSKLPEQVREYLNPRARLSYFFDSGE; encoded by the coding sequence ATGGGCAGCATAAAGATTACCGTAGATCGAATTCAGCCCGGTCTGCATATACGACTCCCCGTAAAATGGAATGAACACCCATTTTTATTCAACAGCTTTAAAATCAAAGATGACGCTCAAGTAAAAGTAATTCGACATCTTGGGATTAAGCACGTCTATATAAACCTGAGCCAAAGTGATACCTCGCCTCTACCTGTTAATCACGTCGGTGAACAAGAAGTTGATATTGATTCACAGGTAAGCCTTGAAACGGAAAGAATGTGGAAAGATAAGCATGAGCGTATCGAAACCCTTAGCTCTTACCGTCGCAGGGTGAGTCATTGCGAGAGAGAGTTTGAACGTTCGCTTGCTCGAATGCGCTCTGTGATGACTAAGATCCGTAACAGACCTTTAGATGCGGTGGGGGAGGTTAAGGCTCTTGTTGATGATATCGTTGAAACCCTAGTGAGCGATGATAACGTTACCTTGCATCTTATGAATACTAAAGCGGATTTCGAAGACATTTACTTTCATACTTTAAACGTTTCGGTTGTTGCACTGATGGTAGGTAAGGCCAAAGGCTATAATACACAACAATTGAAAGAGCTCTCCTTCGCAGCACTGTTTCACGATGTAGGTAAAATCAAAATACCAGTCGCGATACTAAGAAAGCAAAGCGCCCTGACAATACCTGAAGAGAACTACCTGAAGCTTCATACGAAATATGGTGCGGATATTGTTGCAGGAATTGATGACTTTCCTGAAAGTGCTAAAAAGGTGATCGCTCAACATCATGAGAAGAATGATGGTTCTGGTTACCCCGAGGGCTTAAAAGAACACGAGATTGATGAATTTGCCAAGATAGTCTCTGTGGCTAATGCATTCGATAACCTTTGCCATGGTAAAACGCAATCTCAACAAATGATCCCGTATTTGGCGCTGTCTCACTTATATAAGAGCTGTAAACATCTATATAGCCAAGATAACTTGGGTCTGTTGGTTAAGTTCATGGGAGTGTACCCACCAGGAACCGTAGTACAGCTTTCAAATGATTCGATTGGGATTGTGATATCCGTTAACGCTAAGCATATGCTTTATCCAAATGTACTTATCTATGATCCTAGCGTGCCAAGAACTCAAGCCCCGATCATTGACCTCTTTATTAAAGAGATCAAAATCGTTAATGCCGTTCACCCAAGCAAGTTACCTGAACAAGTTCGAGAGTATCTAAACCCTAGGGCTCGTTTATCTTACTTTTTTGATAGTGGAGAGTAG